From Candidatus Wallbacteria bacterium:
TCTCCTGGGCCAGATTGTACAATGCGCTTCCTGCGGGACAGAATTCACTGTTCCAGAACCGGCTGTAATCCCCAATGCACATCCTGTTCAGCCTGCATCCCCATCACCAACCCCATCTCGCTCTCCAGAAGTTATTTACGATTCCTGCGCCTGTCCTCTTTGCGGAGACACCGGACGCATGAACAAACCTGAAATTCTTTACGGACATCAGGTCTGCAGAAAATGCTATTACTCTTTCGCCAACCGCAGGCAACTGGCATTTATAATCGATGCTGTGCTCTGGCGCATCTTTGTATTCCCGATCGCGTTTTCGATTGCTGTGATTCTGGGGTTGTTCGGCCTTTCGGATACTGACCTGAAGATTGCCGCAACTTTATTTGATTGTGTGATGCTGCCTCTCATTTTCATCTGCAAAGACTGTTTTTCCGGATTTTCTCCAGGTAAATTTCTTTGCGGCGTACGGGTGATCGACGAGGTTACCGGAGAACCGGCCGGGATAACAGCTTCCTTTAAAAGGAA
This genomic window contains:
- a CDS encoding RDD family protein: MSNQEFRCPQCNQILDIPEDLLGQIVQCASCGTEFTVPEPAVIPNAHPVQPASPSPTPSRSPEVIYDSCACPLCGDTGRMNKPEILYGHQVCRKCYYSFANRRQLAFIIDAVLWRIFVFPIAFSIAVILGLFGLSDTDLKIAATLFDCVMLPLIFICKDCFSGFSPGKFLCGVRVIDEVTGEPAGITASFKRNLPLLIPFMPIVVAFQLSKGHRIGDGWSNSRVIRIKYASNPVFLINS